From the genome of Hymenobacter cellulosilyticus, one region includes:
- a CDS encoding DUF4286 family protein yields the protein MILYNVTTSLDPEIAEEWLVYMRDTHMPEVMATGFFLKSQLCRMLNEEDNGVTYASQYYCVSMEQLEEYQQVAAPALIREMEKHFGGAMPPSAPCWK from the coding sequence ATGATTCTCTACAACGTCACCACCAGCCTCGATCCGGAAATTGCGGAGGAATGGCTTGTTTACATGCGCGACACGCACATGCCCGAAGTTATGGCCACCGGCTTTTTCCTGAAAAGTCAGCTCTGCCGCATGCTCAATGAGGAAGACAACGGCGTTACCTACGCCTCCCAGTACTACTGCGTGAGCATGGAGCAGCTCGAAGAATACCAGCAAGTAGCTGCTCCGGCCCTCATCCGGGAAATGGAAAAGCACTTCGGGGGCGCTATGCCTCCTTCCGCACCATGCTGGAAGTAG
- a CDS encoding DUF6526 family protein translates to MADNPTKNKPMYYPWHHFVLVPAALVLAGYGIRRYLNVAGNDDEISRLWFTVMLLGIVTLGGLIMLRQHYALSLQDRLIRLEVRQRYFELTGKSLRAYETQLQMKQILSLRFAGDAQLPALVETAAKENLSPKDIQARIQDFQFDHLRV, encoded by the coding sequence ATGGCCGATAATCCGACCAAAAACAAACCAATGTATTATCCCTGGCACCACTTTGTACTGGTGCCCGCTGCCCTAGTGCTAGCTGGCTACGGCATTCGGCGCTACCTGAACGTGGCCGGCAACGACGACGAAATCTCCCGGCTCTGGTTTACCGTGATGCTGCTGGGCATCGTCACCCTGGGCGGGCTCATCATGCTGCGCCAGCACTACGCCCTGAGTTTGCAGGACCGCTTGATTCGGCTGGAAGTTCGGCAGCGCTACTTCGAGCTGACTGGCAAAAGCCTGCGCGCCTACGAAACCCAGCTCCAGATGAAGCAGATTCTGTCCCTGCGCTTTGCCGGCGACGCCCAACTGCCTGCCCTGGTCGAGACGGCTGCCAAGGAAAACCTTAGCCCCAAAGACATTCAGGCCCGCATCCAGGACTTCCAATTCGACCACCTGCGGGTCTGA
- a CDS encoding cation transporter dimerization domain-containing protein, with product MEAVRTFLLAQPGVTEVHDLHVWPLSTQDTALTAHVVRPTSSSDANHFLKNLQHDLVHEFNIGHCTVQIEQDTAVAGHHGCCDAEEVAAATTSGKSL from the coding sequence TTGGAAGCCGTCCGCACCTTTCTACTGGCCCAGCCCGGCGTGACGGAGGTCCACGACCTGCACGTGTGGCCCCTGAGCACCCAGGATACCGCCCTGACGGCCCACGTGGTGCGCCCCACCAGCAGCTCCGACGCCAACCATTTCCTTAAAAACCTGCAGCACGACCTGGTCCACGAATTCAACATCGGCCACTGCACCGTTCAGATTGAGCAGGACACTGCCGTGGCAGGCCACCACGGCTGCTGCGACGCCGAGGAAGTAGCTGCTGCTACTACATCAGGGAAATCTTTGTAA
- a CDS encoding cation diffusion facilitator family transporter, whose protein sequence is MAHSHDHHSHDHHHHSHAPAEFGRAFGIGIALNVAFVIAEVVGGLWANSTALLSDAGHNLSDVLSLALAWGAAVLAKRRSSARYTYGYKGATIQAALINAALLYAALGAILWETIEHLRHPEPVNGKLVMLLAGLGIVVNGFTAWLFSRGQKGDVNVRGAYLHMLTDALVSAGVVVGGGLVLWTGWLWLDPAISFIILAVIAYSSWGLLRETVQLSLQAVPPVLIWKPSAPFYWPSPA, encoded by the coding sequence ATGGCTCATTCTCACGACCACCATAGCCACGACCATCACCACCATTCCCACGCCCCGGCGGAGTTTGGGCGGGCGTTTGGCATAGGCATTGCCCTGAACGTGGCCTTCGTTATTGCGGAAGTGGTCGGCGGCCTGTGGGCCAATTCCACGGCTCTGCTTTCCGACGCGGGCCACAACCTGAGCGACGTGCTCAGCCTGGCCCTGGCCTGGGGCGCGGCGGTACTGGCCAAGCGCCGCAGCTCGGCCCGCTACACCTACGGCTACAAGGGGGCCACCATTCAGGCCGCGCTCATCAATGCTGCCTTGCTCTATGCGGCCTTAGGGGCCATTCTGTGGGAAACCATTGAGCACCTGCGCCACCCCGAGCCCGTCAACGGCAAGCTGGTCATGCTGCTAGCCGGCCTGGGCATTGTGGTCAACGGCTTCACGGCCTGGCTGTTCAGCCGGGGGCAGAAAGGCGACGTGAACGTGCGCGGGGCCTACCTGCACATGCTCACCGACGCCCTGGTTTCGGCTGGCGTGGTAGTGGGTGGCGGCCTGGTGCTCTGGACCGGCTGGCTCTGGCTTGACCCGGCCATCAGCTTTATTATTCTGGCCGTCATTGCCTACAGCTCCTGGGGCTTGCTCCGCGAAACGGTGCAGCTCAGCCTGCAGGCCGTGCCCCCGGTATTGATTTGGAAGCCGTCCGCACCTTTCTACTGGCCCAGCCCGGCGTGA